A genome region from Neptunomonas japonica JAMM 1380 includes the following:
- the folK gene encoding 2-amino-4-hydroxy-6-hydroxymethyldihydropteridine diphosphokinase has product MISRVYLSIGSNIERYHHVAAGLDKLEMLFSPLIISSVYESEAVGFNGNPFLNLVVGLDTELSVGALLQVLKGIEDENGRVRGGPKFAPRTLDVDILTFGAQVGEIDKVQLPRDEILTNAFVLWPLSELAPREIHPVVNQSYQSLWDEYDKKQQKLWVVDFQWKDQLISAADQP; this is encoded by the coding sequence TTGATTTCGCGCGTATATCTGAGTATTGGTAGTAATATTGAACGTTACCATCATGTGGCGGCAGGTTTGGATAAGCTGGAGATGCTTTTTTCTCCTCTAATTATCTCTTCTGTTTATGAAAGTGAAGCGGTAGGTTTTAACGGAAACCCATTTTTGAACTTGGTAGTTGGCTTAGATACAGAGTTAAGCGTGGGTGCTCTGTTACAAGTGCTTAAAGGCATTGAGGATGAAAATGGACGAGTGCGTGGTGGGCCTAAGTTTGCTCCTCGAACATTGGATGTGGATATTCTGACCTTTGGAGCGCAAGTAGGTGAGATTGATAAGGTTCAGTTGCCACGAGACGAAATTCTGACTAATGCATTTGTTTTATGGCCCTTGTCAGAGTTGGCGCCGCGTGAAATTCATCCTGTTGTTAATCAGTCTTATCAGTCTCTCTGGGATGAATACGATAAAAAACAGCAGAAGTTATGGGTTGTTGATTTTCAATGGAAAGACCAGTTGATCTCAGCGGCTGATCAACCCTGA
- the glpE gene encoding thiosulfate sulfurtransferase GlpE yields the protein MSQYICISSAQAIEWLDKGAVIADIRDAQSFQQGHIPGAFNLSNDNLHEFMMAAEFETPLIVCCYHGISSQSAADYLAKQGFEEVSSLDGGFEAWSASHPDKIEA from the coding sequence ATGAGTCAGTATATTTGTATTAGTTCTGCACAAGCCATTGAATGGCTAGATAAAGGTGCTGTCATTGCAGACATTAGAGATGCCCAGAGCTTCCAACAAGGCCATATCCCCGGTGCTTTTAACCTATCTAATGACAACCTTCATGAATTTATGATGGCTGCTGAGTTTGAAACACCATTGATTGTTTGCTGCTACCACGGTATTAGCAGCCAATCAGCAGCGGACTACTTAGCAAAGCAGGGCTTTGAAGAAGTTAGCAGTCTTGATGGTGGGTTTGAAGCTTGGTCAGCATCCCATCCTGATAAAATAGAAGCATAA
- a CDS encoding symmetrical bis(5'-nucleosyl)-tetraphosphatase, translating to MATYAIGDIQGCFDELQNLLAAISFNKSDTLWICGDLVNRGPKSLETLRFIKQLDRQAISVLGNHDLHLLAIHNGAVKKKKSDTLDEILNASDRSELMDWLQQQPLLHSDKSLNFTMVHAGIPPRWSITKAHQLANEVESTLKSPQAKAFFEHMYGNTPKIWSNQLSGWDRLRLITNYFTRMRFCTSQNELEFASKGGLETQPNGFLPWYKHDNRKSAEQRIVFGHWAALQGKTDTANIYALDTGCIWGDKLTALRLDDLAYFETPSLQKNNF from the coding sequence ATGGCAACTTATGCTATCGGTGATATTCAAGGTTGTTTCGATGAACTACAAAATCTTTTAGCAGCCATCAGTTTCAACAAGAGTGACACTCTTTGGATATGTGGTGACCTAGTAAACCGAGGCCCTAAATCATTAGAAACGTTACGCTTCATTAAGCAGCTAGACCGCCAAGCCATTAGCGTTCTTGGAAATCACGACCTTCACCTACTCGCTATTCATAACGGTGCAGTAAAGAAAAAAAAGAGCGATACACTTGACGAAATTCTGAATGCTTCTGATCGAAGCGAGCTAATGGACTGGTTACAGCAACAGCCATTATTACATTCAGATAAAAGCCTTAACTTTACAATGGTACATGCGGGCATTCCACCTCGCTGGTCTATTACAAAAGCACATCAACTAGCCAATGAGGTAGAAAGCACTCTCAAATCACCTCAAGCGAAAGCATTTTTTGAGCACATGTATGGCAATACCCCTAAAATATGGAGCAACCAACTCAGCGGCTGGGACCGCCTTCGGCTGATTACTAATTACTTCACACGCATGCGCTTTTGCACCTCCCAAAATGAGCTTGAGTTTGCTTCAAAGGGCGGCCTCGAAACCCAACCCAATGGCTTCCTTCCTTGGTACAAACACGATAATAGGAAATCAGCCGAACAACGTATTGTTTTTGGACACTGGGCTGCATTACAAGGAAAAACCGACACTGCTAATATTTATGCACTGGATACGGGCTGCATTTGGGGAGATAAGCTAACGGCATTGCGATTAGATGATTTAGCTTACTTTGAAACACCCAGCTTACAAAAAAACAATTTTTAG
- the apaG gene encoding Co2+/Mg2+ efflux protein ApaG yields MDQLDPSTQIKIDIETRFLPQQSDPESHRFVFSYNITITNEYSQAVQLLSRRWVVTDGNEHVQEIEGEGVVGEQPLIQPNSSYQYTSGTVLATRVGSMFGHYTMETAEGERFNAPIPAFTLAQPNALH; encoded by the coding sequence ATGGATCAACTTGACCCCAGCACACAAATAAAAATAGATATTGAGACGCGCTTTCTTCCTCAGCAATCGGACCCAGAATCGCACCGCTTTGTGTTCTCTTACAATATAACTATCACCAATGAATACAGCCAAGCAGTGCAACTACTCAGCCGACGCTGGGTTGTAACTGATGGCAATGAGCATGTACAAGAAATAGAAGGCGAAGGTGTTGTAGGCGAACAGCCATTAATTCAACCTAACAGTAGCTATCAATATACCAGCGGCACTGTTTTAGCCACGCGGGTTGGCAGTATGTTTGGCCACTACACGATGGAAACTGCTGAAGGTGAGCGCTTCAATGCTCCCATCCCAGCATTCACACTAGCACAACCAAACGCCCTACACTGA
- the rsmA gene encoding 16S rRNA (adenine(1518)-N(6)/adenine(1519)-N(6))-dimethyltransferase RsmA, whose amino-acid sequence MSNKQPAMHKARKRFGQNFLQDQGIIRQIIRSIAPHPNDHMVEIGPGLGALTEEILAEAGALDAIELDRDLPPILRTKFFRYEDKFQIFEADAMKFDFKSLCDDGRPLRIVGNLPYNISTQLIFHLLSHSGDILDMHFMLQKEVVDRLAAKTGENNYGRLGIMAQYYCDVEPLFIVPPEAFNPVPKVDSAIVRLTPHKKLPFVAKDPALLKQVVKTSFAHRRKTLRNNVKEIISTEQLEALNIDPSLRPERLSLKDFITIADFLTPQER is encoded by the coding sequence ATGAGCAATAAACAACCCGCTATGCATAAAGCCCGCAAACGTTTTGGTCAAAACTTTCTACAAGACCAAGGAATTATTAGGCAAATCATTCGATCAATAGCCCCTCACCCTAACGACCACATGGTTGAAATTGGTCCGGGTCTTGGTGCTTTAACAGAAGAAATTCTAGCAGAAGCTGGAGCACTCGATGCTATTGAACTAGATAGAGATTTACCACCTATCCTGCGTACTAAGTTTTTCAGGTACGAAGATAAATTTCAAATTTTCGAAGCTGACGCAATGAAATTTGATTTCAAGAGCTTATGCGACGATGGCCGCCCGCTAAGAATTGTTGGCAACCTACCTTACAATATTTCTACACAGCTAATCTTTCATTTATTAAGCCACTCTGGCGATATTTTAGACATGCACTTCATGCTACAAAAAGAAGTGGTTGACCGATTAGCCGCAAAAACAGGCGAAAACAATTACGGGCGACTGGGCATTATGGCGCAATATTATTGCGATGTTGAACCTTTATTTATTGTTCCCCCAGAAGCTTTTAACCCGGTCCCTAAAGTAGATTCAGCTATTGTGCGGCTAACTCCCCATAAAAAACTTCCTTTTGTAGCTAAAGATCCTGCTTTGCTAAAACAGGTTGTCAAAACCTCTTTCGCTCATCGCCGTAAAACATTGCGTAATAACGTAAAAGAGATTATCAGCACGGAGCAGTTAGAAGCGCTTAATATCGATCCTTCGCTACGTCCAGAACGCTTATCGTTAAAGGACTTTATTACCATTGCTGATTTTTTGACGCCACAAGAGAGATAA
- the pdxA gene encoding 4-hydroxythreonine-4-phosphate dehydrogenase PdxA gives MTFCKRLAITAGEPAGIGPDLIIQIAQNSHSDELIAICDPELLYARARQLDLPIVIEKFNVEDDPSPTQARTIKVLPVQLSRTTTPGELDSENAKYVLETLTLAANGCMNGQFDAMVTAPVHKGIINDAGIAFSGHTEFLEELTGTKKVVMMLATEGLKVALVTTHIPLSQVATAITQPLLHDVIEVLQYDLAHTFGIENPRIIVAGLNPHAGESGHMGREEIDTIEPVLEELRSKGYQLQGPLPADTLFTSKYLDQCDTVLAMYHDQGLPVLKYKGFGNAVNITLGMPIIRTSVDHGTALDLAGTGKADTGSLTLAIHYAGEMSRNKSKSFHEQ, from the coding sequence ATGACATTCTGTAAACGACTCGCCATTACCGCCGGAGAACCAGCGGGTATTGGCCCAGACCTAATCATTCAGATAGCACAAAACTCACACTCTGATGAATTGATTGCCATTTGCGACCCTGAGCTTCTGTATGCACGCGCGCGCCAATTAGACTTACCCATCGTAATCGAAAAGTTTAATGTCGAGGATGATCCATCGCCAACGCAAGCAAGGACCATAAAAGTATTACCTGTTCAATTAAGTAGAACAACTACACCTGGAGAGCTAGACAGCGAAAACGCCAAATATGTTCTGGAAACATTAACACTAGCGGCAAATGGCTGTATGAATGGTCAATTCGATGCGATGGTGACAGCACCGGTCCATAAAGGAATTATTAATGATGCAGGCATCGCTTTCTCAGGCCATACTGAGTTTTTAGAAGAGCTTACTGGCACAAAAAAAGTAGTCATGATGCTTGCAACAGAAGGGTTGAAAGTTGCTCTTGTCACCACTCACATCCCTCTTAGCCAAGTTGCAACAGCAATTACACAACCCTTATTGCATGATGTAATTGAAGTATTACAATACGATCTGGCACATACATTTGGTATAGAAAATCCCAGAATAATCGTGGCAGGTCTCAACCCGCATGCTGGCGAAAGCGGCCATATGGGAAGAGAAGAAATCGATACGATAGAGCCCGTTCTCGAAGAGTTACGCAGTAAAGGCTACCAGTTACAAGGGCCGCTCCCAGCTGACACACTATTCACATCTAAATATTTAGATCAATGCGATACTGTGCTAGCGATGTATCACGATCAAGGCCTACCTGTCTTGAAATACAAAGGCTTCGGCAACGCAGTCAACATTACACTTGGCATGCCGATTATTAGAACATCTGTTGATCATGGCACGGCCTTAGACCTTGCTGGAACAGGTAAAGCAGATACAGGCAGCTTAACGTTAGCTATTCATTATGCGGGCGAGATGTCGCGCAACAAGTCAAAGAGTTTTCATGAGCAATAA
- a CDS encoding peptidylprolyl isomerase encodes MINSNFMKIRNFSLTTLASIILASHLHAAPVKLDSVVAIVNDDIVLESEFTQRIKIIRDQLTARNQRIPPDNILGPQVLDRLVLDNLMLQLAKKQGIKITDRQLNDAINNIASRNGMTLVQFREALLAEGQDYTAAREQIRKEMLIAQVQQSNVSRRIRVSDLEIKNFLKSDAATANQTELLLSIILIGIPEQASAEQIQAAETKANSIHQTLMDNADFAEMAIAASSAPNALNGGDLGWRKSTELPEKLAAIVSDMKPGDISAPVKAPSGFYITQLRDKRGGKEQLVNQTKVRHILLKPSEIRTPAQTQKLIQRLYTRIQDGESFSALAKELSDDQASGSEGGDLNWATPGQMVPEFEQVMARTSINEVSAPFESRFGWHILEVQDRRTQDMGEKLLESQAKATISKRKFTEELGNWIREMRSAAYVEIKQ; translated from the coding sequence ATGATCAATTCTAACTTTATGAAAATACGTAATTTCAGCCTTACAACTCTGGCTTCAATAATACTGGCTAGTCACTTACACGCAGCTCCCGTTAAGCTGGATAGCGTTGTCGCAATTGTCAATGATGATATCGTTTTAGAGTCTGAGTTCACACAGCGAATTAAAATCATCCGTGATCAACTAACGGCAAGAAACCAGCGCATTCCACCTGATAACATACTGGGACCGCAGGTACTCGATCGCCTAGTGCTTGATAACCTCATGCTGCAATTGGCAAAAAAGCAAGGTATCAAAATTACCGATCGACAGCTTAATGATGCTATCAACAATATTGCCAGTCGCAATGGCATGACACTTGTTCAGTTTAGAGAGGCCCTACTTGCTGAAGGCCAGGACTATACGGCAGCACGTGAGCAGATTCGTAAAGAGATGCTCATCGCGCAAGTTCAACAGAGCAATGTTAGCCGTCGCATCCGCGTCTCAGATTTAGAAATAAAGAATTTCCTTAAGTCGGATGCCGCCACCGCCAATCAAACAGAGTTGTTACTTAGTATCATTTTAATAGGCATCCCAGAGCAGGCATCGGCTGAACAAATCCAAGCAGCTGAGACAAAAGCAAACTCAATCCATCAAACATTGATGGATAATGCTGATTTTGCAGAAATGGCTATCGCCGCTTCCAGTGCTCCAAACGCACTCAATGGCGGCGATTTAGGCTGGAGAAAAAGTACAGAGTTACCTGAAAAACTAGCTGCTATTGTTAGCGACATGAAACCTGGTGATATAAGCGCTCCGGTCAAAGCACCTAGTGGCTTTTACATCACTCAACTCAGGGACAAGCGCGGAGGCAAGGAGCAGCTTGTCAACCAAACCAAAGTGCGCCATATTTTATTAAAACCAAGTGAAATCCGCACGCCAGCACAAACACAAAAACTAATTCAGCGCCTTTACACTCGCATTCAAGACGGTGAATCTTTCTCTGCTTTAGCTAAAGAACTAAGCGACGACCAAGCAAGCGGCTCAGAAGGAGGAGATCTGAATTGGGCTACTCCAGGACAAATGGTACCTGAATTTGAACAAGTGATGGCTCGCACCTCTATTAATGAAGTCAGTGCTCCTTTTGAATCTCGTTTTGGCTGGCATATTCTTGAAGTCCAAGATCGACGCACGCAAGACATGGGCGAAAAACTATTAGAGTCTCAAGCCAAAGCAACCATTAGTAAACGTAAATTTACGGAAGAACTAGGTAACTGGATTCGCGAAATGCGTTCGGCAGCTTACGTTGAGATAAAACAATAA
- a CDS encoding LPS-assembly protein LptD translates to MNKESIAKYTGRLSVNGTSGMSFFKHTSHKLSIAITTALLAQHQPALANQDGWNCRQENGSWDCSSTLPQEAKQVPPNKILPTLISEKTKTPAAYPDQLTTTKNKPATFYPKIDTKRALPTKTTPAVLSATEPKPQANAKESKTPTKSQENHPETSATSSQTDASYAHLGWYPYLNTEDTPSHCSGRYIEPELPEDDGTPFNLKPIIANASEAHTELGQGTALSGSVKIIQGSRSLFSNSATINKETGLINLTGGATYREPGLLFTGKSAQANTSTKITTLDDAQYVLYKNSIRGSVAQISRNEDKTISIKEGTYTQCPPTSDTWEVSAKKIKIDQDKGFGLAESATLRLSGVPVLYVPYFRFPIDDRRQSGFLYPSIRYTESEGLNIDTPYYFNIAANMDDTLTPRFFEKRGLLLENEFRYMNTFSTNTLNTSYLAGDNLTDKNRWLLGIRHTGTPAENWRSDINYLHVSDNDYFDDLGTKLSVSEEVHLNRSGALTYYGNQWKSELLLQSYQTIDDNITPYRRLPQIQISGTPTLNQKWLTASYFAQLTQFDRDLTGLTGRDRITGTRLHIEPELTAAFRNDSGYIKPGVKLWYSQYSLNNQVNGLNDSPSLSVPIISIDSGLFFERDFKLLNNSYQQTLEPRLFALYVPEHDQSASPVFDTTTYSFDYASLFRNNRFSGYDRIGDTKQLSLGLTSRLIDPKGREAVSASVGQAIYFADRAVSLDSTTPTDSTSKYSDIATRVNWRPNQRVNVTFNANFNHEDIRNTENNLAVRYQEDINRLISLSYRFSEDVREQSTTSFLWPVSKNWSTLGVWQYDWMTSDNIDIAFGLEYESCCWKTRVITRQWLKDNDEKDTALYLQFVLKGLGSVGSSGDSDFIEKITGFEQREETNDQF, encoded by the coding sequence ATGAATAAAGAGTCTATCGCTAAATATACTGGCCGTTTATCCGTTAATGGAACTTCTGGAATGTCTTTTTTCAAACACACTTCGCACAAACTCAGCATTGCTATAACAACGGCGCTTTTAGCACAACATCAGCCCGCTTTAGCAAATCAAGACGGATGGAACTGCCGTCAGGAAAATGGCAGCTGGGATTGTTCAAGTACCCTTCCGCAGGAAGCCAAACAAGTACCGCCCAACAAAATACTACCTACGTTAATTTCCGAAAAGACAAAAACTCCAGCGGCTTACCCCGACCAATTAACGACCACAAAAAACAAGCCAGCAACATTTTACCCAAAGATTGATACTAAAAGAGCTTTGCCGACTAAAACAACACCCGCCGTTTTATCAGCAACCGAGCCGAAACCTCAAGCCAATGCAAAAGAAAGCAAGACGCCAACAAAGTCGCAGGAAAACCATCCAGAAACCTCTGCAACTTCTTCACAAACTGACGCATCATACGCTCACTTAGGTTGGTATCCTTACCTTAATACCGAAGATACACCTAGCCATTGTAGCGGTCGCTATATTGAACCAGAACTCCCAGAAGATGATGGAACCCCCTTCAACCTCAAACCCATTATCGCTAATGCATCAGAGGCCCACACTGAACTTGGTCAAGGCACCGCGCTTTCCGGTAGCGTAAAAATTATTCAAGGTTCTCGCAGCCTCTTTAGCAACTCAGCAACTATCAATAAGGAAACAGGGCTCATCAACCTAACAGGTGGAGCCACATACAGAGAACCTGGGTTATTATTTACGGGGAAAAGCGCTCAAGCCAACACATCAACTAAAATAACAACATTAGACGATGCTCAGTACGTATTATACAAAAACAGCATCCGTGGTTCAGTCGCGCAAATATCCCGCAATGAAGACAAAACCATCAGCATTAAAGAAGGCACTTACACCCAATGCCCGCCGACTTCAGACACCTGGGAAGTTTCTGCTAAAAAAATAAAGATAGACCAAGACAAAGGCTTTGGCTTAGCTGAAAGTGCAACCTTGCGTTTATCTGGCGTTCCCGTGCTATACGTACCTTATTTCCGTTTTCCCATTGATGACAGACGGCAATCCGGATTTTTATACCCATCCATTCGCTACACAGAGTCAGAAGGGCTAAATATTGACACGCCTTACTATTTCAACATAGCCGCGAACATGGATGACACCCTTACTCCCCGCTTCTTTGAAAAGCGCGGACTCCTGTTAGAAAATGAATTCAGATATATGAATACCTTTTCGACAAATACCCTTAACACCTCCTACTTAGCAGGTGATAATCTAACCGATAAGAACAGATGGTTACTGGGTATACGCCACACAGGCACCCCTGCAGAAAACTGGAGAAGTGACATAAATTATCTCCATGTTAGTGATAATGACTATTTTGACGATTTAGGCACCAAATTAAGCGTTTCAGAGGAAGTTCACCTAAACCGCAGTGGAGCACTAACTTACTATGGAAATCAGTGGAAATCAGAGCTGTTATTGCAAAGCTACCAAACTATTGATGATAACATTACCCCTTACCGTCGCCTCCCACAGATACAAATCTCTGGAACACCCACGCTTAATCAAAAGTGGTTAACAGCTAGCTACTTCGCACAGCTCACACAATTTGATAGAGATTTAACAGGATTAACAGGGCGTGACCGAATTACTGGCACCCGCTTACATATAGAACCAGAACTCACTGCTGCTTTTCGCAATGATAGTGGATACATAAAACCCGGAGTAAAACTTTGGTATTCCCAATACTCTCTTAACAATCAAGTAAATGGGTTAAACGACTCCCCCTCTCTTAGTGTGCCCATTATTAGCATCGATTCAGGTCTATTCTTTGAGCGAGATTTCAAATTATTAAACAATAGTTATCAGCAAACATTGGAACCTCGCCTTTTCGCTTTATACGTACCAGAACACGACCAGTCCGCCTCCCCTGTTTTTGATACCACAACCTACAGCTTTGACTATGCTTCACTTTTTAGGAATAACAGGTTCAGTGGTTACGACCGTATTGGCGATACCAAACAACTATCTCTTGGGCTAACTTCTCGACTCATAGACCCAAAAGGTCGCGAAGCAGTCAGCGCCAGTGTTGGGCAAGCTATTTATTTCGCCGACAGGGCAGTATCGCTTGACAGCACAACGCCAACCGACAGCACGTCAAAATATTCAGATATTGCCACACGAGTAAACTGGCGGCCTAACCAGCGTGTGAATGTCACATTTAATGCCAACTTCAACCATGAAGACATCCGAAATACAGAAAACAACCTAGCAGTCAGGTATCAAGAAGATATTAACCGACTCATCAGCCTCAGCTACCGCTTTTCTGAAGATGTTCGAGAACAAAGCACCACCTCTTTTTTATGGCCTGTCAGTAAAAACTGGTCAACCCTAGGTGTTTGGCAATATGATTGGATGACAAGTGATAATATAGATATCGCTTTCGGCTTGGAGTATGAAAGCTGTTGCTGGAAAACAAGGGTAATTACACGACAATGGTTAAAAGATAATGATGAAAAAGACACCGCCTTATATTTACAGTTTGTCCTTAAAGGACTGGGTAGTGTTGGTAGCAGCGGCGACTCCGATTTCATCGAAAAAATAACTGGTTTTGAACAACGCGAAGAGACAAATGATCAATTCTAA
- a CDS encoding aminoglycoside phosphotransferase family protein — MGQRLSALLEWIEELRASLEVDIDDGWELQPVSGDASFRRYFRVSSNGNSWIAVDAPPEHENSKAFVEIAEAWRRQGVHVPKVISVDLKQGFMLLSDFGDRLYLPALLEVGSEQLYRCAVDELFKIQQCEKDSLPHYDGAMLQREMSLFSEWFLERLLDVDLTSFDRGGLRVSFESLERSALEQPLVCVHRDFHSRNLMVTSEDAPGIIDFQDAVKGPITYDLVSLFRDCYISWPDDEVYAWVEQFRAGLIVKGQLSDDVSIASFERWFDLMGMQRHLKAIGIFARLSIRDDKHSYLRDIPRTLKYIIAVCGKYPELSLFKEIIDLKVVPAMRAVRHFDDVSL, encoded by the coding sequence ATGGGCCAACGGTTATCTGCTTTATTAGAGTGGATTGAAGAATTAAGGGCTTCTCTGGAAGTGGATATCGATGACGGCTGGGAGTTGCAGCCTGTTTCTGGTGATGCGAGCTTTAGGCGGTATTTTCGAGTTAGCTCTAATGGGAACTCGTGGATTGCTGTTGATGCGCCACCTGAACATGAGAATAGTAAAGCTTTTGTAGAAATTGCTGAAGCTTGGCGTCGGCAGGGTGTTCATGTACCTAAAGTAATTAGTGTTGATTTGAAGCAAGGTTTTATGCTGCTGAGTGATTTTGGTGATCGTTTGTATTTGCCAGCTTTACTTGAAGTTGGTTCTGAGCAGCTGTATCGATGCGCTGTTGATGAGTTATTTAAGATTCAGCAATGTGAAAAGGACTCTCTTCCTCATTATGATGGCGCTATGTTACAGAGAGAGATGTCTCTATTTTCCGAGTGGTTCTTAGAAAGGTTGTTGGATGTTGACTTAACCTCTTTCGATAGAGGTGGTCTTCGAGTGTCATTTGAGTCTTTAGAGCGCAGTGCTCTGGAGCAGCCGCTTGTTTGTGTACATCGTGATTTTCACTCACGTAACTTGATGGTTACATCCGAAGATGCGCCAGGGATTATTGATTTTCAAGATGCTGTTAAAGGCCCGATAACTTACGATCTTGTATCGCTGTTTCGTGATTGTTATATAAGCTGGCCTGATGATGAAGTTTATGCGTGGGTTGAGCAGTTTCGTGCTGGGCTTATTGTAAAAGGACAGTTGTCTGATGATGTTTCTATAGCTTCTTTTGAGCGTTGGTTTGATTTAATGGGAATGCAAAGGCATTTAAAAGCCATCGGGATTTTTGCTCGCCTAAGCATCCGTGATGATAAGCATAGTTATTTGCGGGATATACCGAGAACCTTGAAATATATAATTGCTGTTTGTGGTAAGTATCCAGAGCTAAGCTTATTTAAAGAAATAATCGACTTGAAAGTAGTGCCTGCTATGCGCGCTGTTCGCCATTTTGATGATGTGTCTCTATGA
- the murU gene encoding N-acetylmuramate alpha-1-phosphate uridylyltransferase MurU translates to MKAMILAAGLGTRLRPLTLTTPKPLVLVNGKALIEYHIENLSRAGFTDIVINHAWLGEKIEAALGDGSRWGVSISYSAEAEPLETGGGIFQVLDHLSGDGEAFVVVNGDILSDFDFSLLQQLTPDVAHLILVDNPEHNLEGDFSCKPDGLLSMQGDKQTFSGISVLTSKLFVDCGIGAFSLGPLLKSAIAKGSVSGSVYHGAWIDVGTHERLEQAENYIKESR, encoded by the coding sequence ATGAAAGCGATGATATTGGCAGCGGGCCTTGGAACTAGGTTGCGCCCTTTGACGTTAACAACTCCTAAGCCTTTGGTGTTGGTTAATGGGAAGGCATTAATTGAATATCATATAGAGAATCTCTCTAGGGCTGGTTTTACAGATATTGTAATTAATCATGCATGGTTGGGTGAGAAGATTGAAGCTGCATTGGGTGACGGTTCACGGTGGGGCGTTAGTATTTCTTATTCTGCAGAGGCGGAACCGCTAGAAACGGGAGGTGGGATTTTTCAAGTGTTGGATCACCTTTCGGGTGATGGTGAAGCATTTGTTGTTGTTAACGGGGATATCTTGTCGGATTTTGATTTTTCTTTGTTGCAGCAATTAACACCTGATGTTGCTCACTTGATACTAGTGGATAACCCAGAGCACAATTTAGAAGGAGACTTTTCTTGTAAGCCAGATGGCTTACTGAGTATGCAAGGCGATAAGCAAACTTTTTCAGGTATAAGTGTATTAACATCTAAGCTCTTTGTTGATTGTGGCATCGGTGCTTTTTCTTTGGGCCCATTGTTGAAATCCGCAATTGCTAAAGGAAGCGTTAGTGGATCGGTTTATCATGGCGCTTGGATTGATGTTGGTACTCATGAGCGATTAGAGCAAGCTGAAAATTATATAAAAGAGAGCAGATGA
- the djlA gene encoding co-chaperone DjlA, which produces MAFDPQSVGQNFGASILKYRNGIIIGAVVGLLSGGFWGLVFGGVVGGVLSKAVVKALTGGASPQAAFFRATFAVMGKVAKADGRVTEEEIQFARDVMARMNLSEERRREAMEYFSEGKDAAFDIADVLRPLSRVIQSQASVKIMFVEIQLQVAMADGQMEPAELAVVQEVCTLLRMSGVEMAALMSRMQAQQAFQQQSYRQHQHFQKASEQGLLKEAYGVLGVKDSDSEADIKKAYRRLMSQHHPDKLVAKGLPPEMMQLAKEKTQEIQAAYDRIKTARKN; this is translated from the coding sequence ATGGCATTTGACCCGCAGTCAGTAGGACAAAACTTTGGCGCATCAATTTTAAAATATCGTAACGGAATAATAATCGGCGCTGTAGTGGGGTTGTTAAGCGGAGGTTTTTGGGGGCTGGTTTTTGGTGGTGTTGTTGGAGGAGTGTTAAGTAAGGCTGTTGTTAAAGCGTTGACTGGAGGTGCTTCTCCTCAAGCAGCTTTTTTTAGAGCAACATTTGCTGTGATGGGAAAAGTGGCTAAAGCAGACGGTCGTGTAACAGAGGAAGAAATACAGTTTGCGCGTGATGTCATGGCGCGAATGAACCTGTCTGAAGAGCGAAGACGTGAGGCTATGGAGTATTTTTCCGAAGGGAAGGATGCCGCGTTTGATATTGCTGATGTGTTAAGGCCGCTGTCTCGTGTTATTCAATCACAAGCGTCTGTAAAAATTATGTTTGTTGAAATTCAGCTGCAAGTTGCGATGGCAGATGGGCAGATGGAGCCTGCTGAGCTGGCTGTGGTGCAAGAGGTTTGTACGCTTTTGCGTATGTCTGGTGTTGAAATGGCTGCTCTCATGTCTCGAATGCAAGCGCAGCAAGCTTTTCAGCAGCAAAGCTATCGACAGCATCAGCATTTTCAGAAAGCGTCTGAGCAGGGGTTGTTAAAAGAAGCGTATGGTGTGCTCGGTGTTAAAGATAGTGATTCTGAAGCTGATATTAAAAAGGCTTATCGTCGATTAATGAGCCAGCATCATCCTGATAAATTGGTAGCAAAAGGGTTACCTCCGGAAATGATGCAGCTTGCAAAAGAAAAAACTCAGGAAATTCAAGCTGCGTACGATCGTATTAAAACGGCTCGTAAAAATTGA